A single window of Mycolicibacterium madagascariense DNA harbors:
- a CDS encoding Na(+)/H(+) antiporter subunit C, translating to MTVYVVPLILIGGLTSTGVYLLLERNLTRMLLGLLLVGNAVNLLILTVGGPTGNPPIHGRTSDGATTTADPLAQGMILTAIVITMGMAAFVLALTYRSFRLSRAEEIANDPEDTRVSQLSDRAAGAIDEDLPPHLPPHEVYPDTDEPDELDALPGHQGSR from the coding sequence ATGACCGTCTACGTCGTCCCCCTCATCCTGATCGGCGGTCTCACCAGCACCGGGGTCTACCTGCTGCTGGAACGCAACCTGACGCGAATGTTGTTGGGGCTGTTGCTCGTCGGCAATGCGGTCAATCTGCTGATCCTCACGGTCGGCGGGCCGACGGGCAATCCACCGATCCACGGCCGCACCAGTGACGGCGCCACGACGACGGCCGACCCGTTGGCGCAGGGCATGATCCTCACCGCCATCGTCATCACGATGGGCATGGCGGCGTTCGTGCTGGCGCTGACGTACCGCTCGTTCCGGCTGTCGAGGGCCGAGGAGATCGCCAACGATCCCGAGGACACCCGCGTGTCGCAGCTGTCGGACCGGGCGGCGGGCGCGATCGACGAGGACCTGCCGCCGCACCTGCCGCCGCACGAGGTGTACCCCGACACCGACGAGCCCGATGAACTGGACGCGTTGCCCGGGCACCAGGGGTCGCGATGA